From a single Kitasatospora azatica KCTC 9699 genomic region:
- a CDS encoding sensor histidine kinase: MIKTSRLRERLRRGAAHPVLAWVTGDEEQHQGRPGVLQELLLVGAGVPFLIPLYALTTNASKLAVPSLVPLLVFLTVLTALQRARFRVLGGLGIPERQPDSPPGTPAPLRLLAAVRSEATWRQIGYHLVVGPTLALGGVLALVGCGAGAVMATVFGWGWLLPPGSVAHPTGHRYLATGLVTAGGIALLLAGPWLAVRVARTDRRAARALLGPSRARELERRVEDLAESRAGVVDAADAERRRIERDLHDGAQQRLVSLAMNLGLARKTLKNVPPEAMQVIIDAHEEAQAAIAELRDLVRGLHPVVLEDRGLDAALSGIAARAPLPVRLRVDLPQRLSPTVEAVAYFVVSEALANVAKHARASRVDLTVQQLAGRLRIEITDDGIGGADPTRGTGLVGLRKRAASVDGTLTIDSPVGGPTNITVELPCEL, translated from the coding sequence GTGATCAAGACCAGCCGACTGCGCGAGCGGCTCCGTCGTGGGGCCGCGCACCCGGTCCTGGCCTGGGTGACCGGCGACGAGGAGCAGCACCAGGGGCGGCCCGGCGTCCTGCAGGAACTCCTCCTGGTGGGCGCGGGCGTGCCGTTCCTGATACCGCTCTACGCCCTCACCACCAACGCCAGCAAGCTCGCCGTCCCGAGCCTCGTCCCGTTGCTGGTCTTCCTGACCGTCCTGACCGCGCTGCAGCGGGCCCGTTTCCGAGTGCTCGGCGGCCTGGGCATCCCCGAGCGGCAGCCGGACTCGCCGCCCGGTACGCCGGCGCCGCTGCGCCTGCTGGCGGCGGTGCGCTCGGAGGCGACCTGGCGTCAGATCGGCTACCACCTGGTGGTCGGCCCGACCTTGGCGCTGGGCGGGGTGCTGGCGCTGGTCGGCTGCGGGGCGGGCGCGGTGATGGCCACCGTCTTCGGCTGGGGCTGGCTGCTGCCGCCCGGCAGCGTGGCGCATCCGACGGGGCACCGGTACCTGGCCACCGGGCTGGTCACGGCGGGCGGGATCGCGTTGCTGCTGGCCGGGCCCTGGCTGGCGGTGCGGGTGGCCCGAACGGACCGGCGGGCGGCCCGCGCGCTGCTCGGGCCGAGCCGGGCCCGCGAGCTGGAACGCCGGGTCGAGGACCTCGCGGAGAGCCGGGCCGGGGTGGTGGACGCGGCCGACGCCGAGCGGCGCCGAATAGAGCGCGACCTGCACGACGGCGCCCAGCAGCGGCTGGTCTCGCTGGCGATGAACCTGGGGCTGGCCCGCAAGACGCTGAAGAACGTACCGCCGGAGGCGATGCAGGTGATCATCGACGCGCACGAGGAGGCCCAGGCGGCCATCGCCGAGCTGCGCGACCTGGTCCGCGGCCTGCACCCGGTGGTGCTGGAGGACCGCGGCCTGGACGCGGCGCTGTCCGGGATCGCGGCCCGGGCACCGCTGCCGGTGCGGCTGCGGGTCGACCTGCCGCAGCGGCTGTCGCCGACCGTCGAGGCGGTGGCGTACTTCGTGGTCTCCGAGGCGTTGGCCAACGTGGCCAAGCACGCCCGCGCCTCCCGGGTCGACCTGACGGTCCAGCAGCTGGCGGGCCGGCTGCGAATAGAGATCACCGACGACGGGATCGGCGGCGCCGACCCCACCCGGGGCACCGGCCTGGTGGGGCTGCGCAAGCGCGCCGCCTCGGTGGACGGCACCTTGACCATCGACAGCCCCGTCGGGGGCCCGACCAACATCACTGTGGAGTTGCCGTGCGAGCTGTGA
- a CDS encoding DUF4097 family beta strand repeat-containing protein, which yields MTRATRELRIWRAIAVLTGALVMVYGAGQAWNALAEQADVRPFSYSERITAVELDLGSASAQVVGGTDGELTVRQTERWALSRPQITRRVVGSTLRITARCPKIPWIGGAACGAGFRLVVPPATAVSLKASSGAFSAEGLSGDLNLSTDSGSIRLKNLTGRVAARLTSGSLSGEGLASPELQAEVDSGSVDLALTAPPRALTMVSTSGSVRAALPPDTRYRLVSSYGSGSGHVAPALQDPGSPRSITVTTDSGSVDLDYTSG from the coding sequence ATGACCCGGGCGACCCGCGAGCTGCGGATCTGGCGCGCGATCGCGGTGCTGACCGGCGCCCTGGTGATGGTGTACGGCGCCGGGCAGGCCTGGAACGCGCTCGCCGAACAGGCCGATGTACGTCCCTTCTCCTACTCGGAGCGGATCACAGCCGTCGAACTGGACCTGGGCAGCGCCTCCGCCCAGGTGGTGGGCGGCACCGACGGTGAGCTGACGGTGCGCCAGACCGAGCGCTGGGCGCTCAGCCGCCCGCAGATCACCCGGCGGGTGGTCGGCAGCACGCTGCGGATCACCGCCCGCTGCCCGAAGATCCCCTGGATCGGCGGGGCCGCCTGCGGGGCGGGGTTCCGGCTGGTGGTCCCGCCGGCCACGGCGGTCAGCCTGAAGGCGAGCTCGGGGGCGTTCAGCGCCGAGGGCCTCAGCGGGGATCTGAACCTGAGCACCGACTCCGGCTCGATCCGGCTGAAGAACCTCACCGGCCGGGTCGCGGCACGCCTGACCAGTGGCTCGCTGAGCGGCGAGGGTCTGGCCTCGCCGGAGCTCCAGGCCGAGGTCGACTCCGGCTCGGTGGACCTGGCCCTCACCGCGCCGCCGCGCGCGCTGACCATGGTGTCCACCTCCGGCTCGGTCCGGGCCGCGCTGCCGCCGGACACCCGTTACCGGTTGGTCAGCAGCTACGGCTCCGGCAGCGGACACGTGGCGCCGGCCCTGCAGGACCCCGGCTCGCCGCGCTCGATCACGGTCACCACGGACTCGGGCAGCGTGGACCTCGACTACACGAGCGGCTGA
- a CDS encoding response regulator transcription factor — protein MRAVIAEDSVLLRVGLVKVLEAVGYEVAAAVGDADALLVAVEEHRPQVVVVDVRMPPGFTDEGVRAALVIRRQWPEVAVLLLSQYVEERYAADLLASNTSGVGYLLKERVANVDDFVEALQRVAAGGTALDPEVVAQLLVRRHRDPLEKLTPRERDVLGLMAQGHSNNAIAESLVVSESAVAKHINSIFTKLDLPTADATHRRVLAVLRYLGEG, from the coding sequence GTGCGAGCTGTGATCGCCGAGGACTCGGTCCTGCTGCGGGTCGGACTGGTCAAGGTGCTGGAGGCGGTGGGCTACGAGGTGGCCGCCGCCGTCGGCGACGCCGACGCGCTGCTGGTCGCCGTCGAGGAGCACCGGCCGCAGGTCGTGGTGGTGGACGTGCGGATGCCGCCGGGCTTCACCGACGAGGGGGTGCGCGCCGCGCTGGTGATCCGCCGCCAGTGGCCCGAGGTCGCGGTGCTGCTGCTCTCCCAGTACGTGGAGGAGCGGTACGCGGCCGACCTGCTGGCCTCGAACACCAGCGGGGTCGGGTACCTGCTCAAGGAGCGGGTGGCCAATGTGGACGACTTCGTCGAGGCGCTGCAGCGGGTCGCGGCCGGCGGCACCGCGCTGGACCCGGAGGTGGTCGCCCAGCTGCTGGTGCGCCGGCACCGCGATCCGCTGGAGAAGCTCACGCCGCGCGAGCGGGACGTGCTCGGCCTGATGGCACAGGGGCACTCCAACAACGCCATCGCCGAGTCGCTGGTGGTCAGCGAGAGCGCCGTGGCCAAGCACATCAACAGCATCTTCACCAAGCTGGACCTGCCCACCGCCGACGCCACCCACCGCCGGGTGCTCGCCGTGCTGCGCTACCTGGGGGAGGGGTGA
- a CDS encoding RHS repeat-associated core domain-containing protein — protein sequence MSLVAPLAEADSVVGGYRYKGKVWAADPLPAQPKVKGHPAGSTAKPAGPGLKGARALNPHKSTAPAWPGASTATVDVGSAGTGPVSITPAPGTTKPAANAAAADGATSSAPAAVRVVTADHEKAQAANVDGLLLGLSRADGSGGDGQVSVSVDYSAIAQAYGGGWASRLHLVAMPACALTTPQLAECRTQQPLATTNDTSSNKLTATVALPGSATVKASLPAGQGKVVPAALVNSQQAAVTAASTASSGTAVAAVSGMSGSQGNYGTTSLSASGSWSQSGSGAFSYNYAIPVPPSLGGTAPAVGLSYDSQSVDGETSARNSQSSWLGDGWSYSPGFVERSYKSCSNDGIKDSGDQCWAGWNATISLGSHTGQLVRDGSGQYHLQNDDGTKVELLTGASNGLWNGEYFKVTTTDGTQYYLGLNHSPGTTSDPATNSAWGTPVYMPKSGDPCYDSSKGDKSQCSAEPGYRFNLDFVVDVHGNVQRYDWANETNYYNMGYGQVAQSGGGGTMTAYTRGGYLTQISYGYKLADEQAGRDPGAKVVFTTAQRCVVSDTTCQYSNLSSSTATNWPDTPYDLNCTAGMATSGTGSNVCQVPGPSFWSTYRLKSINTSVKVGNSWQNVDSWALTHLFSDAGGTMDPVTGATVDPKDAGALQSVMWLSQIQHTGQDTSAGGSGTITMDPVTFTGIETDNRVDGLTPAAPPLFHPRISSIQTETGESIAVTYRAPECSRVNNTMPASADSDTMACYQVYWNTPGAKDPIADWFQKTLVSQVSDNDATKAGSPAKITKYAYSGGAAWHRDDNELTDDQYRTWNDFRGFRTVTTTTGAAPDPITQTTVNYLQGMDGDYKADGSKRSVSLTDSTGVTVADSNWLGGTPQETDTYTQAGGSIVAKSIPGAPVATTTVTSSRTAWTSKTPAPATLSTLPDLTARRTQSTSARELSLLANGSWRTTSSSTSYDSQGRLYQQDDKGDISVPSQETCTTTSYATAPAANPMMLLYPSETVAVSGACGTAASATTTISDKRYFYDGDGTVTNPGTLGQIGANGSTLGLVTASQSVKNYDGGGNPVFQTLGAATYDQYGRSTKAVDTAGSATTTSYLPASGTLPTSVSTSNPLGWTTSSTIAPARNLVTHSVDVNGRVTDSTYDALGRVSQTWLPGRTKGTQSPDKQFSYAVHGAGSNPDPSSVTTQSLREDNSYGSAVSIYDGFLQRRQTQATTADNSAGRLLSSAHYDSHGWLHSSVAAFVDTTTAPGSTLFVEAENTVPSETVTSYDGMGRGISQTLYSKASPLWTATSAYPGADEVDRTPQAGGTPTSVFTNALGQTTAQVAHGGPGIGDVTTSYTYTPAGQTASIKDTAGHSWTYTYDLQGRKTAQTDPDTGSTLTGYDQLGNTASVTDGRGQVLSFTYDLFGRKTGEYAGTSTTDQTKQLAGWSYDTLAKGYPTSAIRYVGGSSTGGSAYTQTVAGYTAAYQPTGSTVTIPAAEKQLAGTYTVSAKYTPNTGLLSDNIFGTEGSLPSEDIGFGYNLQGGLVATGSDTTPYLDVVSYSPLGRVLQSTYGVLGKQLRTAQTYDDATGRLTTNRVSLQTATTNPISATTYGYDPSGNLTSTSELQSSGGTDQVFDTQCFQYDGLRRLTTAWTDTAGQSSATAGQLAHCNSASPAPAKIGGPAPYWQSWQYNLLGDRVQQVKHDVTGNTAKDVTQTSSYPTGGAQPNTVSSVTTTGPTGTSVQTPHYDAAGNTKDRATTGVGAGSQTFSYDEEGRTKSVSTTVGTGTAQQTSYLYDANGNLLIQRGPGSTLLYLFNGAELLTLTGTAVTGQRYYTNPDGTVICRSSNGTVNYLPATRQRTAQLQVDAKTLTVTRRAFDPYGNPRGTVPGTWADNSGYLGQPTDPTTGLDLLGARHYDPALGRFLTADPLLETDDPNQIGGYTYAGDNPSTGSDPTGLSWYNDWDDFTDAVHSGANEVGTFIGGVGDSVIGVPYAWGVNTASDCWNGFADFWNSNLDDPLGVLQMAHLGHTGHVDEHPLADLFNMDTNSTAYQAGEWTGTVVGLVADGVTVFKAASAGIKAIRGIKAIDEAGGIINWVKRLVTDDKPHPTTPKVEPPAPPTVKPTDPGAGTGKPGAGSGAKPGGDGPQPGTGGAYGDPSPGHPRVTGDGVESTLDGANPGGHTDNCAACAAAGDNRMAGGTLVAWNSGITYTTDVENYFGRVFYYTEGVKDIRQQMTALGYGARGVIFAENDASEIGHFFNVVNDGGRIKFLDYQSESYANLGTWDRFYLMVTHGDY from the coding sequence ATGTCGCTCGTCGCACCGCTGGCCGAGGCCGACTCGGTGGTCGGCGGATACCGCTACAAGGGCAAGGTGTGGGCGGCGGATCCGCTGCCGGCGCAGCCGAAGGTCAAGGGTCACCCGGCCGGTAGCACGGCGAAGCCGGCCGGGCCGGGCCTCAAGGGCGCGCGGGCGCTGAACCCGCACAAGTCGACCGCTCCGGCCTGGCCGGGCGCGTCCACCGCGACTGTCGACGTCGGCTCCGCCGGCACCGGCCCGGTGTCCATCACGCCGGCGCCGGGCACGACCAAGCCGGCCGCCAACGCCGCAGCCGCAGACGGCGCCACGAGCAGCGCGCCCGCCGCGGTGCGGGTGGTGACGGCCGACCACGAGAAGGCGCAGGCCGCCAACGTCGACGGTCTGCTGCTCGGCCTGTCCCGGGCGGACGGCTCCGGCGGCGACGGACAGGTGTCGGTCTCCGTCGACTACTCCGCCATCGCCCAGGCGTACGGCGGTGGTTGGGCCTCGCGCCTGCACCTGGTGGCGATGCCGGCCTGTGCGCTGACGACTCCGCAGCTCGCCGAGTGCCGCACCCAGCAGCCGTTGGCCACCACCAACGACACCTCCTCGAACAAGCTGACCGCGACGGTCGCGCTGCCCGGCTCGGCGACGGTCAAGGCCTCGCTGCCGGCCGGCCAGGGCAAGGTCGTCCCGGCCGCACTGGTCAACTCCCAGCAGGCCGCGGTGACCGCCGCGAGCACCGCGAGCTCCGGCACCGCCGTGGCCGCCGTCTCCGGCATGTCCGGCTCGCAGGGCAACTACGGCACCACCTCGCTGTCGGCGTCCGGTTCCTGGTCCCAGTCGGGCTCGGGCGCGTTCAGCTACAACTACGCGATCCCGGTGCCGCCGTCGCTCGGCGGCACGGCTCCCGCAGTCGGCCTGTCCTACGACTCGCAGTCGGTGGACGGCGAGACCTCGGCCCGCAACTCGCAGTCCTCCTGGCTGGGTGACGGCTGGTCCTACAGCCCCGGCTTCGTCGAGCGCTCCTACAAGTCCTGCTCCAACGACGGGATCAAGGACTCGGGCGACCAGTGCTGGGCGGGCTGGAACGCGACCATCTCGCTGGGCTCGCACACCGGTCAGCTGGTGCGGGACGGCAGCGGCCAGTACCACCTGCAGAACGACGACGGCACCAAGGTCGAGCTGCTGACCGGTGCGTCGAACGGCCTGTGGAACGGTGAGTACTTCAAGGTCACCACGACCGACGGCACCCAGTACTACCTGGGTCTGAACCACTCCCCGGGCACCACCTCCGACCCGGCGACCAACTCGGCCTGGGGCACGCCGGTCTACATGCCGAAGTCGGGCGACCCCTGCTACGACAGCAGCAAGGGCGACAAGTCCCAGTGCTCGGCCGAGCCGGGCTACCGCTTCAACCTCGACTTCGTGGTCGACGTGCACGGCAACGTGCAGCGCTACGACTGGGCGAACGAGACGAACTACTACAACATGGGCTACGGCCAGGTCGCCCAGTCCGGTGGCGGCGGCACGATGACCGCCTACACCCGTGGCGGCTACCTGACCCAGATCTCCTACGGCTACAAGCTGGCCGACGAGCAGGCCGGCCGTGACCCGGGCGCCAAGGTGGTCTTCACCACCGCGCAGCGCTGCGTGGTCTCCGACACCACCTGCCAGTACTCCAACCTGTCGAGCTCGACGGCGACGAACTGGCCGGACACCCCGTACGACCTCAACTGCACCGCAGGGATGGCCACCTCGGGCACCGGCAGCAACGTCTGCCAGGTCCCCGGTCCGTCCTTCTGGTCGACCTACCGGCTGAAGTCGATCAACACCTCGGTCAAGGTGGGCAACTCCTGGCAGAACGTGGACTCCTGGGCGCTGACCCACCTGTTCTCGGACGCCGGCGGCACCATGGACCCGGTCACCGGCGCCACCGTCGACCCCAAGGACGCCGGTGCGCTGCAGTCGGTGATGTGGCTCTCGCAGATCCAGCACACCGGCCAGGACACCTCGGCGGGTGGCAGCGGCACCATCACCATGGACCCGGTCACGTTCACCGGTATCGAGACCGACAACCGGGTGGACGGGCTGACCCCGGCGGCGCCGCCGCTGTTCCACCCGCGGATCTCGAGCATCCAGACCGAGACCGGTGAGTCGATCGCGGTGACCTACCGGGCGCCTGAGTGCTCGCGGGTGAACAACACCATGCCCGCCTCGGCCGACTCGGACACCATGGCCTGCTACCAGGTCTACTGGAACACGCCGGGTGCCAAGGACCCGATCGCGGACTGGTTCCAGAAGACCCTGGTCTCCCAGGTCTCGGACAACGACGCCACCAAGGCCGGCTCCCCGGCGAAGATCACCAAGTACGCGTACTCCGGTGGCGCGGCCTGGCACCGCGACGACAACGAGCTGACGGACGACCAGTACCGCACCTGGAACGACTTCCGCGGCTTCCGCACCGTCACCACCACGACGGGCGCCGCCCCGGACCCGATCACCCAGACCACCGTCAACTACCTGCAAGGTATGGACGGGGACTACAAGGCCGACGGAAGCAAGCGCTCGGTCAGCCTGACCGACTCCACCGGCGTCACCGTCGCCGACAGCAACTGGCTGGGCGGCACCCCGCAGGAGACCGACACCTACACTCAGGCCGGCGGCAGCATCGTCGCCAAGTCGATCCCCGGCGCACCGGTCGCGACCACCACGGTCACCAGCTCGCGCACGGCCTGGACCTCCAAGACGCCGGCCCCGGCCACCCTGTCCACGCTGCCGGACCTGACGGCCCGTCGGACCCAGTCCACCTCGGCGCGTGAGCTGAGCCTGCTGGCCAACGGCAGCTGGCGCACCACCAGCAGCAGCACCAGCTACGACAGCCAGGGCCGCCTGTACCAGCAGGACGACAAGGGCGACATCAGCGTTCCGTCCCAGGAGACCTGCACCACCACCAGCTACGCGACCGCTCCGGCGGCCAACCCGATGATGCTGCTGTACCCGAGCGAGACCGTCGCGGTCTCCGGTGCCTGCGGCACGGCGGCGAGCGCCACCACCACGATCAGCGACAAGCGGTACTTCTACGACGGCGACGGCACCGTCACCAACCCGGGCACGCTCGGCCAGATCGGCGCGAACGGTTCCACGCTCGGTCTGGTCACCGCCAGCCAGTCGGTGAAGAACTACGACGGCGGTGGGAACCCGGTCTTCCAGACCCTCGGCGCCGCGACCTACGACCAGTACGGCCGCAGCACCAAGGCGGTGGACACCGCCGGCTCGGCGACCACCACCAGCTACCTGCCGGCCAGCGGCACGCTGCCCACCTCGGTCTCCACCAGCAATCCGCTGGGCTGGACCACCAGCAGCACGATCGCCCCGGCCCGCAACCTGGTGACGCACTCGGTGGACGTCAACGGCCGGGTCACCGACAGCACCTACGACGCGCTCGGCCGGGTCAGCCAGACCTGGCTGCCCGGGCGCACCAAGGGCACCCAGTCGCCCGACAAGCAGTTCAGCTACGCGGTGCACGGCGCCGGCAGCAACCCGGACCCGTCCAGCGTGACCACGCAGTCGCTGCGCGAGGACAACTCGTACGGCAGCGCGGTGAGCATCTACGACGGTTTCCTGCAGCGGCGGCAGACCCAGGCGACCACGGCCGACAACAGCGCGGGCCGGCTGCTCTCCTCCGCCCACTACGACAGCCACGGCTGGCTGCACAGCAGCGTCGCCGCCTTCGTGGACACCACCACGGCGCCGGGCAGCACGCTCTTCGTCGAGGCGGAGAACACCGTCCCCTCGGAGACCGTCACCAGCTACGACGGCATGGGTCGCGGCATCAGCCAGACCCTGTACTCCAAGGCATCCCCGCTCTGGACGGCGACCAGCGCCTACCCGGGCGCGGACGAGGTCGACCGCACCCCGCAGGCGGGTGGCACGCCGACCTCGGTCTTCACCAACGCCCTCGGGCAGACCACCGCGCAGGTCGCGCACGGCGGTCCCGGCATCGGTGACGTGACGACCAGTTACACCTACACCCCGGCCGGTCAGACCGCCTCGATCAAGGACACCGCCGGCCACAGCTGGACGTACACCTACGATCTGCAGGGCCGCAAGACCGCGCAGACCGACCCGGACACCGGCAGCACGCTCACCGGCTACGACCAGCTGGGCAACACCGCGTCCGTCACGGACGGCCGCGGCCAGGTGCTCTCGTTCACCTACGACCTGTTCGGTCGCAAGACCGGAGAGTACGCGGGCACCAGCACCACGGACCAGACCAAGCAGCTCGCCGGCTGGTCCTACGACACGCTGGCCAAGGGATACCCGACCTCGGCCATCCGCTATGTCGGTGGCTCGAGCACCGGCGGCAGCGCCTACACCCAGACGGTGGCCGGCTACACCGCCGCCTACCAGCCCACCGGTTCGACGGTCACCATCCCGGCGGCCGAGAAGCAGCTGGCGGGCACCTACACGGTGAGCGCCAAGTACACGCCGAACACCGGGCTGCTCTCCGACAACATCTTCGGCACCGAGGGCAGCCTGCCCTCAGAGGACATCGGCTTCGGCTACAACCTGCAGGGCGGCCTGGTCGCCACCGGCTCGGACACCACCCCGTACCTGGACGTGGTGTCGTACAGCCCGCTGGGCCGGGTCCTGCAGTCGACCTACGGGGTGCTCGGCAAGCAGCTGCGCACCGCGCAGACCTACGACGACGCCACCGGGCGACTGACCACCAACCGGGTCTCGCTGCAGACGGCGACGACCAATCCGATCTCGGCCACCACCTACGGCTACGACCCCTCGGGAAACCTCACCAGCACGAGCGAGCTGCAGTCCTCCGGCGGCACCGACCAGGTCTTCGACACCCAGTGCTTCCAGTACGACGGCCTCAGGCGGCTGACCACGGCGTGGACCGACACCGCCGGCCAGTCCAGCGCGACGGCCGGTCAACTGGCGCACTGCAACTCGGCGAGCCCGGCCCCGGCGAAGATCGGCGGTCCGGCCCCCTACTGGCAGAGCTGGCAGTACAACCTGCTCGGTGACCGGGTGCAGCAGGTCAAGCACGACGTCACCGGCAACACCGCCAAGGACGTCACGCAGACCAGCAGCTACCCGACCGGCGGCGCGCAGCCGAACACGGTCAGCTCCGTCACCACCACCGGACCGACCGGTACCAGCGTCCAGACCCCGCACTACGACGCGGCCGGCAACACCAAGGACCGCGCCACCACCGGTGTCGGCGCCGGCAGCCAGACCTTCAGCTACGACGAGGAGGGCCGCACCAAGTCCGTCTCCACCACCGTGGGCACGGGCACCGCGCAACAGACCAGCTACCTCTACGACGCCAACGGCAACCTGCTGATCCAGCGCGGGCCGGGCAGCACCCTGCTCTACCTGTTCAACGGGGCCGAGCTGCTCACCCTGACCGGAACCGCCGTCACCGGCCAGCGGTACTACACCAACCCTGACGGCACGGTCATCTGCCGGTCCAGCAACGGCACGGTGAACTACCTTCCGGCGACCAGGCAGCGGACCGCGCAGCTCCAGGTCGATGCCAAGACCCTGACCGTCACCCGGCGCGCCTTCGACCCCTACGGCAACCCCCGTGGGACCGTCCCCGGCACCTGGGCGGACAACAGCGGCTACCTCGGTCAGCCGACCGACCCGACCACCGGGCTCGACCTGCTCGGCGCCCGCCACTACGACCCGGCCCTGGGCCGGTTCCTGACCGCCGACCCGCTGCTGGAGACCGACGATCCCAACCAGATCGGCGGCTACACCTACGCCGGCGACAACCCCAGCACCGGTAGCGACCCCACCGGCCTGTCCTGGTACAACGACTGGGACGACTTCACGGACGCCGTGCACAGCGGTGCCAACGAGGTCGGCACTTTCATCGGCGGCGTCGGCGACTCGGTGATCGGAGTCCCCTACGCGTGGGGGGTCAACACCGCCTCTGACTGCTGGAACGGCTTCGCCGACTTCTGGAACAGCAACCTGGACGACCCGCTGGGCGTCCTGCAGATGGCGCACCTCGGCCACACCGGCCACGTCGACGAGCACCCGCTCGCCGACCTGTTCAACATGGACACCAACTCGACCGCCTACCAGGCGGGTGAGTGGACCGGCACCGTGGTGGGCCTGGTCGCCGACGGCGTCACCGTGTTCAAGGCGGCCAGCGCCGGCATCAAGGCGATCCGCGGGATCAAGGCGATCGACGAGGCCGGCGGCATCATCAACTGGGTCAAGCGCCTGGTCACCGACGACAAGCCGCACCCGACGACGCCCAAGGTCGAGCCGCCCGCACCGCCCACGGTCAAGCCCACCGATCCCGGCGCCGGCACCGGCAAGCCCGGGGCCGGAAGCGGTGCCAAGCCTGGCGGCGACGGTCCCCAGCCCGGCACCGGCGGTGCCTACGGCGATCCCTCGCCCGGCCACCCTCGGGTCACCGGCGACGGTGTCGAGTCGACCCTGGACGGCGCCAACCCCGGCGGGCACACCGACAACTGCGCCGCCTGCGCGGCTGCCGGCGACAACCGGATGGCCGGCGGCACCCTGGTGGCCTGGAACAGCGGGATCACCTACACCACCGACGTGGAAAACTACTTCGGGCGAGTGTTCTACTACACCGAGGGGGTCAAGGACATCCGGCAGCAGATGACCGCGCTGGGCTACGGTGCCCGCGGCGTCATCTTCGCCGAGAACGACGCCTCGGAGATCGGCCACTTCTTCAACGTCGTCAACGACGGCGGCCGGATCAAGTTCCTGGACTACCAGTCCGAGTCCTACGCGAACCTCGGCACCTGGGACCGCTTCTACCTGATGGTGACCCATGGAGACTACTGA
- the dusB gene encoding tRNA dihydrouridine synthase DusB — protein MTTTPAPAGEFAPLSIGPMQVWPPVVLAPMAGITNAPFRTLCREQSGGKGLFVSEMITTRALVERNAKTMQLIQFDPSEQPRSIQLYGVDPATVGKAARMIAEEDLADHIDLNFGCPVPKVTRKGGGSALPYKRNLLRELLREAVAGAGGLPVTMKMRKGIDDDHLTFLDAGRIGAEEGVSAIALHGRTAAQHYGGQADWSAIARLREAVPADIPVLGNGDIWSAPDAVRMMRETGCDGVVVGRGCLGRPWLFKDLVAVFEGVTDPVRPRFAEVAATMSRHAELLGRWMNDEHRGVVDFRKHVAWYTKGFSVGSQLRVKLAMASSLAELGELLAEVEQEQRWPAGADGPRGRTSGNGRVVLPEGWLDDPYDCAVPSVEAESDSSGG, from the coding sequence ATGACCACCACCCCCGCCCCTGCCGGCGAGTTCGCGCCCCTGTCGATCGGCCCGATGCAGGTCTGGCCGCCGGTGGTGCTCGCGCCGATGGCGGGGATCACCAACGCCCCGTTCCGCACCCTGTGCCGCGAGCAGTCCGGCGGCAAGGGGCTGTTCGTCTCCGAGATGATCACCACCCGGGCGCTGGTCGAGCGCAACGCCAAGACCATGCAGCTGATCCAGTTCGACCCGAGCGAGCAGCCGCGCTCGATCCAGCTGTACGGGGTGGACCCGGCCACCGTCGGCAAGGCGGCCCGGATGATCGCCGAGGAGGACCTCGCCGACCACATCGACCTCAACTTCGGCTGCCCGGTCCCCAAGGTGACCCGCAAGGGCGGCGGCTCGGCCCTGCCGTACAAGCGCAACCTGCTGCGCGAGCTGCTGCGCGAGGCGGTGGCGGGCGCCGGTGGGCTGCCGGTGACCATGAAGATGCGCAAGGGCATCGACGACGACCACCTCACCTTCCTGGACGCCGGGCGGATCGGCGCCGAGGAGGGGGTCAGCGCGATCGCGCTGCACGGGCGCACCGCCGCCCAGCACTACGGCGGCCAGGCCGACTGGTCGGCGATCGCCCGGCTGCGCGAGGCGGTTCCGGCGGACATCCCGGTGCTGGGCAACGGCGACATCTGGTCGGCCCCCGACGCGGTGCGGATGATGCGCGAGACCGGCTGCGACGGTGTGGTGGTCGGGCGCGGCTGCCTGGGCCGGCCGTGGCTCTTCAAGGACCTGGTCGCGGTCTTCGAGGGCGTCACCGACCCGGTCCGGCCGCGGTTCGCCGAGGTGGCGGCCACCATGTCGCGCCACGCCGAGCTGCTGGGCCGCTGGATGAACGACGAGCACCGCGGCGTGGTCGACTTCCGCAAGCACGTGGCCTGGTACACCAAGGGCTTCTCGGTCGGCTCGCAGCTGCGGGTCAAGCTGGCGATGGCGAGCTCGCTGGCCGAGCTCGGCGAGCTGCTGGCCGAGGTGGAGCAGGAGCAGCGCTGGCCGGCCGGCGCGGACGGCCCGCGCGGGCGCACCAGCGGCAACGGCCGGGTGGTCCTGCCGGAGGGCTGGTTGGACGATCCGTATGACTGCGCCGTACCGAGCGTTGAGGCCGAATCGGACAGCTCCGGCGGATGA